From the genome of Spinacia oleracea cultivar Varoflay chromosome 2, BTI_SOV_V1, whole genome shotgun sequence, one region includes:
- the LOC110799253 gene encoding SPX domain-containing protein 2, with the protein MKFGKSLSNQIEETLPEWRDKFLSYKDLKKRLKLIVPKNNNSNNNVNGGGDESCNDRPIKRQRIDGEEAMTKEEVDFLRLLEDELEKFNTFFVEKEEEYIITLKELQDRVARAKVFNYEEMLKIRKEIVDFHGEMVLLENYSALNYTGLVKILKKYDKRTGALIRLPFIQRVLQQPFFTTDLLYKLVKECERMLDVLFPVDDEPTTAYLGDGDDCCEPTTSSTSNSNGLLKCPKELAEIEYMESLYMKSTISALRALKEIRSKSSTVSMFSLPPLQLAGVEETWKKIPILEQVAK; encoded by the exons ATGAAATTTGGGAAGAGTTTGAGCAATCAGATCGAGGAAACGTTGCCGGAATGGCGAGATAAGTTTTTGTCGTACAAAGATTTGAAGAAGCGGTTGAAGTTGATCGTACCGAAgaacaataatagtaataataatgtTAATGGCGGTGGTGACGAGAGCTGTAATGACCGTCCGATTAAGCGGCAGAGGATTGACGGCGAGGAAGCTATGACGAAGGAGGAAGTTGATTTTCTTAGATTGCTGGAGGATGAGCTTGAGAAATTCAATACTTTTTTCGTTGAGAAAGAGGAAGAATACATCATCACATTAAAG GAATTGCAAGATAGAGTGGCAAGGGCAAAGGTTTTTAATTATGAAGAGATGCTCAAAATTAGGAAGGAGATTGTGGATTTTCACGGGGAGATGGTTTTGTTGGAAAATTACAGTGCCCTCAACTATACAG GTTTAGTGAAAATTCTGAAGAAGTACGACAAAAGAACTGGTGCACTAATTCGGTTACCATTTATCCAGCGGGTCTTGCAGCAGCCTTTCTTCACAACTGACTTACTTTACAAGCTTGTCAAAGAGTGTGAAAGAATGCTGGACGTTCTGTTTCCCGTTGATGACGAGCCAACAACAGCCTATTTAGGTGATGGTGATGATTGTTGCGAGCCTACAACCAGTTCCACCAGCAATAGTAACGGCCTGCTTAAATGTCCAAAGGAACTTGCAGAGATCGAGTACATGGAGAGCCTCTATATGAAGAGTACTATCTCAGCATTGAGAGCCTTGAAAGAAATCAGAAGTAAAAGCTCGACTGTGAGCATGTTTTCACTACCTCCCTTGCAACTCGCTGGTGTAGAGGAGACATGGAAGAAGATACCTATTCTTGAACAAGTAGCGAAATAA
- the LOC130467567 gene encoding uncharacterized protein, with amino-acid sequence MPPPKNLLHFMPLPGQKLKSVVVAEPPPVDQPLIEEDIIPSPLKPSAASGIEIQDITEVMEAIEADFVPGLVVPEVAEEKESADLPFEREKSPDKEMIDLSGPEAAVPEVQKEVPSAGEEEQPEQEARAQKATSEGDTTAGGSSKDAPLGAAPETPKS; translated from the exons ATGCCTCCTCCTAAgaatcttcttcacttcatgcccttgccggggcagaagttaaagagtgtggtggttgctgaaccgccgcccgtggatcagccgctgatcgaggaagatatcatccCCTCTCCCCTGAAACCATCTGCTGCTTCGGGGATCgaaatccaggatatcaccgaggtgatggaggcgattgaagccgattTTGTTCCTGGTTTGGTTGTCCCTGAGGTAGCTGAGGAGAAGGAGTCTGCTGATCTTCCCTTCGAGAGAGAGAAGAGTCCAGACAAGGAGATGATAGATCTCTCGGGCCCCGAAGCTGCGGTCCCCGAGGTTCAGAAGGAGGTTCCCTCTGCTggagaggaggagcagcccgagcaag aggctcgggcccagaaggccaCTTCCGAgggtgatactactgctgggggttcttcgaaggatgctcccctgggGGCCGCTCCTGAGACTCCTAAGAGTTAG